A stretch of Primulina tabacum isolate GXHZ01 chromosome 13, ASM2559414v2, whole genome shotgun sequence DNA encodes these proteins:
- the LOC142522185 gene encoding mitochondrial import receptor subunit TOM20-like isoform X2, producing MDMSSDFDRLLFFEHARRTAEATYAKNPLDTDNLTRWGGVLLELAQFQSGPESKKMVLDAISKLEEALDVDPRKHDTLWALGNAYTSNAFLFPDLDEARPYFDKAAQYYEQAVELEPSNELYKKSLEVAVKAPELHVEFHKHGFSQQAMGPGPSASTNTKQQTKKAKTSDLKYDIFGWVILAVGIVAWVGFAKSNVPSPPPR from the exons ATGGATATGTCTAGCGATTTCGatcgtctcctcttctttgagCACGCTCGTAGAACTGCTGAAGCTACCTACGCCAAAAATCCTCTCGATACAGAT AATTTGACTAGATGGGGCGGGGTGTTACTGGAGTTAGCGCAGTTTCAGAGCGGTCCGGAGTCCAAGAAGATGGTTCTAG ATGCTATATCCAAGTTGGAGGAGGCACTGGATGTTGATCCAAGAAAGCATGATACCCTTTGGGCCCTTGGGAATGCATATACATCCAATGCATTTCTTTTTCCAGATCTCGATGAGGCCAGGCCTTACTTTGATAAGGCGGCTCAGTACTATGAGCAAGCAGTGGAACTG GAACCATCAAACGAGCTTTACAAGAAATCTTTAGAAGTAGCGGTAAAG GCTCCTGAGTTACATGTGGAATTCCACAAGCATGGTTTCTCTCAGCAGGCCATGGGACCAGGCCCTTCTGCATCTACCAACACAAAG CAGCAGACAAAAAAGGCTAAAACTAGTGATCTCAAATATGATATTTTCGGATGGGTAATTCTTGCGGTTGGCATTGTTGCGTGGGTGGGATTTGCCAAATCTAATGTTCCTTCACCTCCTCCGAGATAA
- the LOC142522185 gene encoding mitochondrial import receptor subunit TOM20-like isoform X4, protein MDMSSDFDRLLFFEHARRTAEATYAKNPLDTDNLTRWGGVLLELAQFQSGPESKKMVLDAISKLEEALDVDPRKHDTLWALGNAYTSNAFLFPDLDEARPYFDKAAQYYEQAVELEPSNELYKKSLEVAVKAPELHVEFHKHGFSQQAMGPGPSASTNTKTKKAKTSDLKYDIFGWVILAVGIVAWVGFAKSNVPSPPPR, encoded by the exons ATGGATATGTCTAGCGATTTCGatcgtctcctcttctttgagCACGCTCGTAGAACTGCTGAAGCTACCTACGCCAAAAATCCTCTCGATACAGAT AATTTGACTAGATGGGGCGGGGTGTTACTGGAGTTAGCGCAGTTTCAGAGCGGTCCGGAGTCCAAGAAGATGGTTCTAG ATGCTATATCCAAGTTGGAGGAGGCACTGGATGTTGATCCAAGAAAGCATGATACCCTTTGGGCCCTTGGGAATGCATATACATCCAATGCATTTCTTTTTCCAGATCTCGATGAGGCCAGGCCTTACTTTGATAAGGCGGCTCAGTACTATGAGCAAGCAGTGGAACTG GAACCATCAAACGAGCTTTACAAGAAATCTTTAGAAGTAGCGGTAAAG GCTCCTGAGTTACATGTGGAATTCCACAAGCATGGTTTCTCTCAGCAGGCCATGGGACCAGGCCCTTCTGCATCTACCAACACAAAG ACAAAAAAGGCTAAAACTAGTGATCTCAAATATGATATTTTCGGATGGGTAATTCTTGCGGTTGGCATTGTTGCGTGGGTGGGATTTGCCAAATCTAATGTTCCTTCACCTCCTCCGAGATAA
- the LOC142522128 gene encoding uncharacterized protein LOC142522128 translates to MDIVGPFPVTRAQKKFLLVAVDYFSKRLISHNGRQFQGKEITSWYQEMKIAQSFTYVAYPQENGQTQVVNIIIVQVLKTRLQGKGKDWVEELSSVFWSYRTAPRAPTQEIPFNLVYGSEAVLLVEIEQSSAQVEYYPDDNDQSRAIELDMVEEKRETGYDSNGSLPRSGYEII, encoded by the exons ATGGATATTGTCGGTCCCTTTCCGGTTACCCGGGCTCAAAAGAAATTTCTTTTGGTGGCCGTCGACTATTTTTCCAA GAGACTAATTTCACATAATGGAAGGCAGTTTCAGGGAAAAGAGATCACATCCTGGTACCAAGAAATGAAGATCGCCCAGTCTTTCACTTATGTTGCTTACCCTCAAGAAAATGGTCAAACGCAGGTTGTAAACATAATTATCGTGCAAGTTTTGAAAACTAGGCTACAGGGAAAAGGAAAAGACTGGGTGGAAGAGTTGTCTAGTGTTTTCTGGTCATACAGGACTGCTCCCCGAGCACCAACTCAAGAAATTCCCTTCAATCTGGTgtatggttctgaagcagttcTTCTTGTTGAGATTGAGCAATCTTCTGCCCAGGTAGAATATTACCCGGATGATAATGATCAAAGTAGGGCGATTGAATTGGATATGGTGGAGGAGAAGAGAGAGACGGGCTATgattcgaatggaagcttacCAAGGTCGGGTTATGAAATCATTTAA
- the LOC142522185 gene encoding mitochondrial import receptor subunit TOM20-like isoform X3: MDMSSDFDRLLFFEHARRTAEATYAKNPLDTDNLTRWGGVLLELAQFQSGPESKKMVLDAISKLEEALDVDPRKHDTLWALGNAYTSNAFLFPDLDEARPYFDKAAQYYEQAVELEPSNELYKKSLEVAVKAPELHVEFHKHGFSQQAMGPGPSASTNTKQTKKAKTSDLKYDIFGWVILAVGIVAWVGFAKSNVPSPPPR; encoded by the exons ATGGATATGTCTAGCGATTTCGatcgtctcctcttctttgagCACGCTCGTAGAACTGCTGAAGCTACCTACGCCAAAAATCCTCTCGATACAGAT AATTTGACTAGATGGGGCGGGGTGTTACTGGAGTTAGCGCAGTTTCAGAGCGGTCCGGAGTCCAAGAAGATGGTTCTAG ATGCTATATCCAAGTTGGAGGAGGCACTGGATGTTGATCCAAGAAAGCATGATACCCTTTGGGCCCTTGGGAATGCATATACATCCAATGCATTTCTTTTTCCAGATCTCGATGAGGCCAGGCCTTACTTTGATAAGGCGGCTCAGTACTATGAGCAAGCAGTGGAACTG GAACCATCAAACGAGCTTTACAAGAAATCTTTAGAAGTAGCGGTAAAG GCTCCTGAGTTACATGTGGAATTCCACAAGCATGGTTTCTCTCAGCAGGCCATGGGACCAGGCCCTTCTGCATCTACCAACACAAAG CAGACAAAAAAGGCTAAAACTAGTGATCTCAAATATGATATTTTCGGATGGGTAATTCTTGCGGTTGGCATTGTTGCGTGGGTGGGATTTGCCAAATCTAATGTTCCTTCACCTCCTCCGAGATAA
- the LOC142522185 gene encoding mitochondrial import receptor subunit TOM20-like isoform X1 yields the protein MDMSSDFDRLLFFEHARRTAEATYAKNPLDTDNLTRWGGVLLELAQFQSGPESKKMVLDAISKLEEALDVDPRKHDTLWALGNAYTSNAFLFPDLDEARPYFDKAAQYYEQAVELEPSNELYKKSLEVAVKAPELHVEFHKHGFSQQAMGPGPSASTNTKPLPVSLSPLCLPGQHLTSLKPHTLLPTLRPLSSLLPLACYCCLDCFSIRLRFVYSL from the exons ATGGATATGTCTAGCGATTTCGatcgtctcctcttctttgagCACGCTCGTAGAACTGCTGAAGCTACCTACGCCAAAAATCCTCTCGATACAGAT AATTTGACTAGATGGGGCGGGGTGTTACTGGAGTTAGCGCAGTTTCAGAGCGGTCCGGAGTCCAAGAAGATGGTTCTAG ATGCTATATCCAAGTTGGAGGAGGCACTGGATGTTGATCCAAGAAAGCATGATACCCTTTGGGCCCTTGGGAATGCATATACATCCAATGCATTTCTTTTTCCAGATCTCGATGAGGCCAGGCCTTACTTTGATAAGGCGGCTCAGTACTATGAGCAAGCAGTGGAACTG GAACCATCAAACGAGCTTTACAAGAAATCTTTAGAAGTAGCGGTAAAG GCTCCTGAGTTACATGTGGAATTCCACAAGCATGGTTTCTCTCAGCAGGCCATGGGACCAGGCCCTTCTGCATCTACCAACACAAAG CCACTACCAGTCAGTCTCTCCCCCTTGTGTCTGCCTGGCCAGCATTTGACATCTCTGAAGCCACATACCTTGTTACCCACACTTAGACCTCTTTCAAGCCTACTTCCACTTGCATGTTACTGTTGCTTGGACTGCTTCTCCATACGTCTACGATTTGTATATTCATTGTGA
- the LOC142522186 gene encoding uncharacterized protein LOC142522186 — protein sequence MSTASQAFSGNLKKALAGLRRINLDGLRWRVFDAKGQVLGRLASHISTVVQGKDKPTYVPNRDEGDMCIVINAGDVCVTGRKMTDKLYQWHTGYIGHLKERSLKDQMAKDPTEVIRKAVLRMLPRNKLRDDRDRKLRIFAGNEHPFGDRSLEHYAMPPRQVREMRPRARRAMIRAQKKAEQQEQDETNTKKGKTRNKVGSILEI from the exons ATGTCGACTGCATCTCAAGCTTTCAGTGGAAATCTTAAG AAAGCCCTTGCAGGGCTGAGACGTATTAATTTGGATGGTTTGAGATGGAGAGTTTTTGATGCAAAAGGACAG GTCCTTGGGAGGTTAGCTTCACACATATCAACTGTTGTTCAGGGCAAGGATAAGCCCACATATGTTCCCAATCGGGATGAGGGGGATATGTGCATTGTTATAAATGCTGGAGATGTATGCGTCACTGGAAGGAAAATGACTGATAAGTTGTATCAATGGCATACAGG GTATATAGGCCACCTCAAAGAAAGGAGTTTGAAAGACCAGATGGCCAAGGATCCCACAGAAGTAATTCGCAAAGCCGTACTTCGCATGCTTCCTAGAAACAAACTACGTGAT GATAGAGACAGAAAATTAAGGATATTTGCTGGCAATGAACACCCTTTTGGTGATAGGTCTCTCGAGCATTATGCAATGCCCCCAAGACAAGTGCGTGAAATGCGGCCCCGTGCCAGAAGAGCTATGATTCGAGCTCAAAAGAAAGCAGAGCAACAAGAACAGGACGAAACAAATACTAAAAAAGGCAAAACGCGGAACAAGGTGGGATCAATTCTGGAGATCTGA